The Kiritimatiellaceae bacterium genome includes the window TACGCACTCTGCTTGGAAATTCCTGAGGTTGCAGATGGGGACTTGCGGAGCCCGCCGTTCACCGTTACCTTCTCCGGATGAAAACACCGTCAAACAAACAGCTTTTGGATGTCTGTATTGAGGCCGCATGCACGGCTGGAAAACACGCTTTAAAAAATATCCACCGCCGCGAAGAAATTGCACAGAGTTTTGACCACGATGTAAAACTGGTGATGGACAGCGAATGCCAGCGGATTGCCGAAGGCATTATTCACCGGCACTTTCCCGACCACGCGATTCTCGGCGAGGAAGGATCCATCATCAAGGAGCACGCGTTCGAATGGGTCATTGATCCGATCGACGGCACCGCCAACTACACCCGCGGATTTCCCTACTGGTGCTGTTCCATCGCCGTACGGCGCGACAGTGAAATTCTAGCCGGGTGCGTTTTTGTTCCGGTGCTGAACGAATGCTACACCGCCACCGTCGACGGCCCGGCTCTTTGCAACGGTGAGCCGGTTCACGTTTCGGCTGTTCCGAGTCTTCAAAAAGCGGCGTTCTTCGCCGGGCTCACCAAGGATATTGATCCGCGTTCGCTCAGCTTTTTCAGCGATATGGCTCCGCGCGTCAGCAAAATCCGAATGCTCGGTTCGGCGGCAATCGACATCTGCCACATCGCCTGCGGCCGATCCGACGGCTACTTCGAGGCCGGACTTTATTTCTGGGATGTCGCCGCCGCCGGGCTGATTGCCGAACGCGCCGGAGCCGTCTGCACCGCTTATCCGCGCGCCGAAGAACACGGCCTGCGTTTTCTCTGTACCGTTCCGCACATTCACGCTGCCGCACGGAAACTGGTTGAAAAACATTTTAAGGACTGACCATGGCAAAGAAAAAAAAGTTTCCCGACTTACACCATCTCTACGAAGCCTCTGTGCAGGGCGTTGAAACCGACGTCGATTTCGCAGCACGGATTTTCAAAAAGAAAAACGGGCGCGGCCCGAACGATCTGCGCGAGGATTTCTGCGGCACCGCCGCCCTCGCCTGTGAATGGGTTAAACGCTCACCGCAGCACCGCGCATGGGGCGTAGATTTTGACCGTCCGACACTCGATTGGGGCATTGCACACAATGTATCGCAACTCGGCCCGAACGCCGGAAAACTGAAACTGTTCTGCTCCGACGTGCTAAAGGTCAAAACCCCGCCGGTTGACCTGGTAATTGCACTTAATTTTTCCTACTGCGTTTTCAAAACCCGCCAACTGCTGCTCACTTATTTTAAACGGGTACATGGCTCGCTGAAAAACGACGGTCTGTTCATCATGGACATCTACGGCGGGACCGAAGCGATCTCCGCCAAACTCGAACCGCGCAAGGTGGACGCCTTCACGGCCGCCGACGGAACGAAGGTTCCTTCATTCAAATACATTTGGGATCAGGCCAAATATAACGTGATTGATCACCACGTCGTGAACTACATCCATTTTGACATTCCAAAGGTTGGTAAAATCAAAAAAGCCTTCACCTACGACTGGCGACTCTGGACTCTGCCGGAGCTGCAGGAACTGCTGATCGAAGCCGGTTTTAAATCAGCCGAAGTCTATCTGCACGACTGGACTAAAGACGGAGAATCGGACGACATCTACCGCCGGCGCACAACGTATGAAAACGCGCTCGGCTGGGTCGCCTACGTCGTCGGGATCAAATAACCTTACACTGTTTTCCGGTTTACTTTCCCGAGGCTCCTGCCAATAATAAAGACGAAGACAAAGGAGGGCTATCAATGAAAATCTTATCGACTGTGGACTTCTCGACTACGTCGGAAACTATCCTGAAAATTACGAAAACCTATGCGAGCAAGCTGAATGCCGAGGTATTCCTGATTCATGCAGAGCCATTAGAAGCCGATGTTGACGATCCGGAACATGACACCAAACCGGAATCCATGCGCTTAAGAAAAGATGCGTTAGCGCTGGAAAAAGCCGGTGTAAAAGTGACGCCTTTGTTTATACAGGGACCGGCTTGTGAAATTATTCTTGCGGAAGCCATACGGCTAAAAGTCGATCTGGTTATCATCGGTGCGCATGGACATGGCGGAACGAACTGCAAGGTGTCTGTCGGCAGCATCAGCGAATGCATTCTGCTTCGATCAAAGATACCGGTACTGGTTGTTCCTCTTTGATTTCAAACTGACCGGCGGCACTTTTCGGCGCTGATAAAAATCTGAAAATTTTCCGATATTCGGCGCTTTTTTTCTTGCCTTTTCCAAACTCCAGAAACCTGACCGACTTCACATAAAACCCCCGTAAAATAAGGGGTTTTTTTGTTTTTTTTACCCAGTTTTCGGTAGTCATTTTCCGGCCGTTTCTATAGAATGCGTCCCTTAGAATTTGAGGAGAAAAAGAGACTTATGTCAGACGAAATTATTGAGCAAAAACCGAAGAAATCCGCCGGGTACGGCGCAGACCAGATCACCGTTCTCGAAGGAATGGCCGCCGTCCGGAAACGCCCTGCGATGTACATCGGTGACACCGGCATCCGCGGCTACCACCACTGTGTATATGAAGTCGTTGATAACTCTATTGACGAAGCGCTGGCGGGTTATTGCACCCATGTGGACGTCACCATCAACTCCGACGGTTCACTTACCGTCACCGACGACGGTCGC containing:
- a CDS encoding inositol monophosphatase, coding for MKTPSNKQLLDVCIEAACTAGKHALKNIHRREEIAQSFDHDVKLVMDSECQRIAEGIIHRHFPDHAILGEEGSIIKEHAFEWVIDPIDGTANYTRGFPYWCCSIAVRRDSEILAGCVFVPVLNECYTATVDGPALCNGEPVHVSAVPSLQKAAFFAGLTKDIDPRSLSFFSDMAPRVSKIRMLGSAAIDICHIACGRSDGYFEAGLYFWDVAAAGLIAERAGAVCTAYPRAEEHGLRFLCTVPHIHAAARKLVEKHFKD
- a CDS encoding class I SAM-dependent methyltransferase; this translates as MAKKKKFPDLHHLYEASVQGVETDVDFAARIFKKKNGRGPNDLREDFCGTAALACEWVKRSPQHRAWGVDFDRPTLDWGIAHNVSQLGPNAGKLKLFCSDVLKVKTPPVDLVIALNFSYCVFKTRQLLLTYFKRVHGSLKNDGLFIMDIYGGTEAISAKLEPRKVDAFTAADGTKVPSFKYIWDQAKYNVIDHHVVNYIHFDIPKVGKIKKAFTYDWRLWTLPELQELLIEAGFKSAEVYLHDWTKDGESDDIYRRRTTYENALGWVAYVVGIK
- a CDS encoding universal stress protein, yielding MKILSTVDFSTTSETILKITKTYASKLNAEVFLIHAEPLEADVDDPEHDTKPESMRLRKDALALEKAGVKVTPLFIQGPACEIILAEAIRLKVDLVIIGAHGHGGTNCKVSVGSISECILLRSKIPVLVVPL